In Nitrospirota bacterium, one genomic interval encodes:
- a CDS encoding cupredoxin domain-containing protein codes for MGNLNQYVRTGVFLLMWVLTFSGFSAYSADPTDQTSGEVEIIIRNSTFEFQGGILKPDQAASIVIHNQDQITHGFTSTLLADLDVLVESNGVTTLGKGIKGVHIDSGKTVRIHFLPNRPGNFPFRCDLHPDMKGELLVLSIGSI; via the coding sequence ATGGGGAATTTAAATCAGTATGTCCGAACCGGGGTTTTTCTATTGATGTGGGTTTTAACTTTTTCAGGTTTTTCCGCCTATTCAGCGGATCCCACGGACCAGACAAGCGGTGAGGTGGAGATCATCATACGAAATTCAACGTTTGAATTCCAGGGAGGGATTCTTAAGCCGGATCAGGCCGCGTCGATTGTTATCCATAACCAGGATCAAATTACCCATGGGTTCACTTCCACACTCCTGGCGGATCTTGATGTCCTGGTTGAATCCAACGGTGTAACAACCTTGGGGAAAGGGATAAAAGGTGTTCATATCGACTCTGGAAAAACCGTCCGGATTCACTTTCTCCCTAACCGTCCAGGGAATTTTCCGTTCCGATGCGATCTCCATCCGGACATGAAGGGCGAACTGCTTGTTCTTTCAATAGGATCAATATAA
- a CDS encoding tetratricopeptide repeat protein produces the protein MKSLAKTRIKINLKNATGYAVIYYYLLTQLFFWTVSTHTKFGIAAHSLNITGVWIGSIFCFLTTILLIKHLFYFMVRHFSSKEPIPQPSGPFNIAEKTFNFFGWCFLFATVMVYLNSRFDSEYPGYYSAKIMAIKENKLLFDYGPRFTSLLLDVNNPANQKMSLVMTKTNSNDHWNGEPLKILIRHGDLGLPWIEWYERDDATMSKEVLKEFPNAAMAWKNLLRTYMRFGEWTNLSQKGLTYLKLNPSDYSFFETIASFLTNASHDKEALPFYEHVISHIPSAKTLLSYGIGLHNSGNNKRAVSVLEQAVAIDPNDSEIYFFLGVAHYDLQEWKDSLSNFQKVLEFRPNFPQVEGLVSDLKKKLDVKTSM, from the coding sequence ATGAAATCATTAGCTAAAACCCGTATAAAAATAAATTTAAAGAACGCCACAGGTTATGCAGTTATTTATTATTATCTGCTCACCCAATTGTTTTTTTGGACGGTTTCAACTCATACTAAATTTGGAATTGCCGCTCATTCTCTCAACATTACAGGAGTTTGGATCGGTTCAATTTTTTGTTTCTTAACTACAATTCTTTTAATCAAGCATCTTTTCTATTTTATGGTAAGGCATTTTTCATCGAAAGAGCCCATCCCGCAACCTTCCGGTCCCTTTAATATAGCTGAAAAGACGTTTAATTTCTTTGGGTGGTGCTTTTTATTTGCAACAGTTATGGTCTATCTGAACTCAAGATTTGATAGTGAGTACCCGGGCTATTATTCGGCAAAGATCATGGCAATTAAAGAAAATAAACTTTTATTTGATTATGGTCCCAGGTTTACCTCCTTATTACTGGACGTCAATAATCCGGCGAATCAAAAAATGTCACTCGTTATGACCAAAACAAATTCAAATGATCACTGGAATGGGGAACCCCTAAAGATTCTCATCCGACATGGCGACTTAGGATTGCCCTGGATTGAATGGTATGAACGGGATGATGCGACAATGTCAAAAGAAGTGTTAAAAGAATTTCCAAATGCTGCTATGGCTTGGAAAAATCTTCTAAGAACTTATATGCGTTTTGGGGAATGGACAAATTTATCTCAAAAGGGACTGACATATCTTAAGTTAAATCCATCCGATTACAGTTTTTTTGAAACAATCGCGTCTTTCTTAACTAACGCTTCGCATGATAAAGAAGCTTTGCCATTTTATGAACATGTCATTTCACATATTCCGTCTGCTAAAACTTTATTGTCCTATGGCATAGGACTCCATAATTCCGGGAATAATAAAAGAGCTGTTTCTGTTCTTGAACAGGCTGTTGCTATTGACCCAAATGATTCGGAAATTTATTTCTTCCTGGGCGTGGCTCATTATGACCTTCAAGAATGGAAAGACTCATTAAGCAATTTTCAAAAAGTTTTAGAGTTCCGTCCGAATTTTCCTCAGGTGGAGGGTCTTGTTTCAGATCTTAAGAAGAAGTTGGATGTAAAAACATCGATGTAA
- a CDS encoding tetratricopeptide repeat protein yields MRLYKNWKIYIIVFGIFIFWATFTVGINFIARNTGVLFTPEFMTRHAINGFVQYELGNYLKASKEYEIHYQIYNKMLHNRQKMWIAKKNKHENNKNNTQIEIESNKNKSPEMLGNLAWYYYSEGSFKEAKKLALTALEIDPSNDNALFTLSRLFFDENNFEDVLSLTNQLLERNQDHTDVLILQSAVYSKQNQYNKAIDSLNRGLRDYKGSFETESFITALKTVGELMSLPEEKRPNCLLAHYHRYLRIFDISQGKIAIKYAQKAIEKNDRPDEAYMTIGLVNYKIGNYEAALENLFKAISLNHNNSRALDRISTIYADRNDLLNEYHATQNLAKSTPDDPFYTVWHVRFLRNKLGDYQQALTVVENTLRSHPDDPQLLHQAGLTYYEMGNYTQALEFEQKAVKYDPNTFYIHEAIGRIAEVEGRYTEAYNAYDTALKLAPFSSEVHLDLERVYEAQKRYKDAIKEYKVAFELGEDNIYYITSFCQLYYKISEYQYAVDCFKDVLKRDPENNAAKGLLSQSLQNINRQTSK; encoded by the coding sequence ATGAGGTTATATAAGAACTGGAAAATTTATATTATCGTATTTGGGATTTTTATTTTTTGGGCAACATTCACCGTTGGAATTAACTTTATAGCTAGAAACACGGGCGTTTTGTTTACACCCGAGTTTATGACCCGCCATGCTATTAACGGTTTTGTTCAATATGAACTTGGGAACTACCTTAAGGCCTCCAAAGAATATGAAATCCATTATCAAATTTACAATAAGATGCTGCACAATCGACAGAAAATGTGGATTGCCAAAAAAAATAAACATGAGAATAATAAAAATAATACCCAGATAGAAATTGAGAGTAACAAAAACAAATCCCCTGAGATGTTAGGGAACTTAGCTTGGTATTACTATTCGGAAGGAAGCTTTAAAGAAGCAAAAAAACTAGCTCTGACGGCGCTTGAAATCGATCCATCAAATGATAATGCGCTGTTTACGCTTTCGCGACTTTTTTTCGACGAAAATAATTTTGAAGATGTCCTATCTTTGACAAACCAACTCTTAGAAAGAAACCAGGACCATACGGATGTGCTGATTCTTCAATCGGCGGTTTATTCCAAACAAAATCAATATAACAAAGCTATAGATAGTCTTAATAGAGGATTACGTGATTATAAGGGATCATTTGAAACAGAATCCTTCATCACGGCTCTTAAAACAGTTGGAGAACTGATGAGCCTGCCTGAAGAAAAACGACCCAATTGTCTTCTTGCGCACTACCACAGATACCTGCGGATATTTGATATTTCACAGGGAAAGATCGCCATCAAGTATGCCCAAAAGGCGATTGAAAAAAATGATCGGCCGGATGAAGCTTATATGACAATTGGACTTGTAAATTATAAAATTGGCAATTATGAGGCGGCTTTAGAAAATTTGTTTAAGGCAATATCCCTTAACCATAACAATAGTAGAGCTCTTGACAGAATTTCGACCATTTATGCTGACCGCAACGATCTCTTGAATGAGTATCATGCGACTCAAAATTTAGCAAAATCAACTCCAGATGATCCATTTTATACCGTATGGCATGTTCGGTTTTTACGCAATAAACTGGGCGATTATCAACAAGCCCTAACTGTCGTTGAAAATACCCTTAGGTCACATCCTGACGATCCCCAATTGCTCCATCAAGCCGGCTTGACCTATTATGAAATGGGGAATTATACGCAGGCTTTGGAATTTGAACAAAAAGCAGTAAAGTATGATCCAAATACATTTTATATTCATGAAGCGATAGGTCGAATAGCTGAAGTGGAAGGAAGGTACACAGAAGCCTATAATGCATACGATACCGCTTTAAAATTGGCTCCATTTTCTTCAGAGGTACATCTCGATCTAGAACGTGTTTATGAGGCTCAAAAACGGTATAAAGACGCCATCAAGGAATATAAAGTGGCTTTCGAACTCGGGGAAGATAATATCTATTATATAACTTCCTTTTGCCAACTCTATTATAAGATTTCAGAATATCAATATGCCGTGGATTGTTTTAAAGATGTACTAAAACGTGATCCGGAAAATAATGCAGCAAAAGGTTTGTTGTCACAAAGTCTTCAAAATATAAACCGACAGACATCCAAATAA
- a CDS encoding DUF898 domain-containing protein codes for MSFQSMICPKCGLTQALKSECESCGSPTGKIGPARTIHSVSTPPIEIAKKVEPPENAPVTVDPIVPVDKPTFQFFFYGKGSFFFQIHLINLFLIFITVGIYYAWAKVKVRRYLFSQIEFMGDRFHFHGTGKEVFIGSIKASLILGFLYGLYSGIKFFPANSIWHGVGQGIYFLTIVLLIPVAKIGRYRYRLSRTSWREIRFSFRGHVKHFVEFYVAGIFLNLVTLGLYYPVFAAKQYAFFVSQSFFGNEKFSFDGKGQDLMWPFCKALFLTLPTLGLSWFWFFAVQKRYFLNHTTYAKGEFCSEIKGSKYCLLYVGNALLLILSIGLAYPWVIVRTNRFFSDNLTYKGVLKLETVHQEKLDASTMGEGLGNILDVDMGIGVS; via the coding sequence ATGAGTTTTCAAAGTATGATCTGTCCAAAATGCGGTCTCACACAAGCGCTAAAGTCAGAATGCGAGTCGTGTGGAAGCCCAACAGGAAAAATCGGTCCAGCAAGAACCATCCATTCCGTAAGTACCCCTCCGATTGAAATTGCGAAGAAAGTCGAGCCTCCTGAAAATGCTCCGGTTACTGTTGATCCCATTGTTCCTGTAGACAAACCAACCTTCCAATTCTTTTTTTATGGAAAAGGGAGTTTCTTTTTCCAAATTCATTTAATTAACCTTTTTCTAATATTTATAACAGTTGGAATCTATTATGCGTGGGCTAAAGTTAAAGTGAGAAGGTATCTTTTTAGTCAGATTGAGTTCATGGGGGATAGATTCCATTTCCATGGAACTGGAAAAGAAGTCTTTATCGGTTCTATAAAAGCCTCTCTAATTTTGGGATTTCTTTACGGCTTATATTCTGGGATAAAATTTTTTCCAGCGAATTCAATCTGGCACGGTGTGGGACAGGGAATCTATTTTTTGACCATTGTATTATTGATTCCGGTAGCTAAAATCGGTCGCTACCGTTATCGCCTAAGCCGAACCTCCTGGAGAGAAATTCGATTTTCGTTCCGAGGGCACGTCAAACACTTTGTCGAATTTTACGTGGCAGGAATATTTTTGAATCTTGTTACATTAGGACTTTACTATCCAGTTTTTGCAGCAAAACAATATGCTTTTTTTGTTTCGCAGTCTTTTTTTGGGAACGAAAAATTTTCCTTTGATGGAAAAGGTCAAGATTTAATGTGGCCATTCTGTAAAGCTTTATTTTTAACTCTTCCGACATTGGGTTTGTCCTGGTTTTGGTTTTTTGCAGTTCAAAAACGTTATTTCTTAAATCACACAACTTATGCTAAGGGTGAATTCTGTTCCGAAATAAAGGGATCGAAATACTGTTTGTTATATGTTGGGAATGCTCTCCTCCTAATCCTTTCAATTGGTTTGGCTTATCCCTGGGTCATCGTTCGGACCAATCGGTTTTTCTCTGATAATTTAACTTATAAAGGCGTGTTGAAGTTGGAGACGGTCCACCAGGAAAAACTGGATGCTTCCACTATGGGAGAAGGTTTGGGAAATATTTTGGATGTGGACATGGGCATCGGGGTTTCGTAA